In the candidate division WOR-3 bacterium genome, GGCCCGGAGCCGATAAAGTACAGAGCGATGGCAGTGATTACCGTTGTCGCATTGGCGTCAACGATTGTCACCAGTGCCCGCTGGTAGCCTGAGTCAACCGCAGCCAAAGGCGTCTTGCCCCAGCGCAACTCCTCCCGGATACGTTCAAAGACAAGAACATTGGCATCCACTGCCATGCCGATGGTCAGCGCAATGCCCGCGAGCCCTGGCAGAGTCAATGTAGCTCTAAGCCCGGCCAGAACTGCCAGTAGGAAGAATATGTTGAACACCAGCGCCAGGTCGGCCAGCACTCCGCCCACTGAGTAGTAGATTATCATGAATACCATCACCGCCAGCGCACCGATCAAGC is a window encoding:
- a CDS encoding MMPL family transporter, with the protein product LIGALAVMVFMIIYYSVGGVLADLALVFNIFFLLAVLAGLRATLTLPGLAGIALTIGMAVDANVLVFERIREELRWGKTPLAAVDSGYQRALVTIVDANATTVITAIALYFIGSGPIRGFAITLISGLVINVITAVFLTRFIFDWWLARFEVRKLRI